One stretch of Schlesneria sp. DSM 10557 DNA includes these proteins:
- the purN gene encoding phosphoribosylglycinamide formyltransferase — protein MSRYRPLPAPLNRPIRLAVLISGGGTTLVNLAEKIRNGTLNAQIPLVVASRADCGGIQRAAEWNLPCEVIQRKTFASLDDFSSAIFDHCRRADVDLVICGGFLALLKVPDDFHGRIINIHPSLIPAFCGQGFHGTKVHQAALDRGAKVSGCTVHFVDDEFDHGPIIVQKTVPVLDDDSASTLAARVFEQECEALPEAIRLFASGKLEVEGSRVRVLQ, from the coding sequence TTGTCTCGTTATCGACCGCTCCCGGCTCCGCTCAATCGCCCCATTCGTCTCGCTGTCCTGATCTCGGGCGGAGGGACGACATTGGTCAACCTGGCCGAAAAGATCCGCAACGGAACTCTGAACGCTCAGATACCGCTGGTGGTCGCCAGCCGCGCGGACTGTGGAGGGATTCAGCGAGCGGCGGAATGGAATCTTCCCTGCGAAGTGATTCAGCGCAAAACCTTCGCTTCCCTCGACGATTTCAGCAGCGCTATCTTTGACCATTGTCGCAGGGCAGATGTCGATCTGGTGATCTGCGGCGGATTTCTCGCATTACTCAAAGTCCCGGACGACTTTCACGGCCGGATCATCAATATCCACCCCTCCCTGATCCCCGCCTTCTGCGGCCAGGGATTCCACGGCACCAAGGTCCACCAGGCGGCATTGGATCGAGGAGCCAAGGTCAGCGGATGCACGGTTCATTTCGTCGACGACGAATTTGATCACGGCCCCATTATCGTCCAGAAGACCGTCCCCGTTCTGGATGACGACTCAGCTTCGACACTGGCTGCCAGAGTCTTCGAACAGGAGTGCGAGGCATTGCCGGAAGCAATCCGCCTGTTCGCCTCGGGCAAACTGGAAGTCGAAGGCTCACGCGTCCGGGTCTTGCAGTAG
- a CDS encoding DUF1592 domain-containing protein codes for MPVKITRTCIASLFLSFLALGVISLGWSDLASGDDNPENPSAVDSHEEVLFRDQVQPLLQKYCYRCHDAETMKSGVRVDHLTGGVEDRQIPFWLAIRKLIDDQEMPPADEPQLSDAERRSVSKWIDAAVSAARARDIAKNGSIRRLTVSQYRNTLKDLLGLQEDLTDSLPPDGISKEGFTNQSHTMVLSPLQVETYFEIAQKGLDLCIVDENRPPVIQNFRMDLGAAINPSPCPDNLVLGANSDLLNNADFTVTELTPAKPFVFEPFAMRTTFDFIEGYVGNDTIREWRKFDSIYHAVFACVRGTPGYPKGRAHQAVPEGLLLRPAIPSPEIFGQSNTYGPMANFKISLRELPDSGNFRVTVRAARYRDALLLDAGSPFEPAGKNSVTADVSMSPETTIVIPEPGVYQLDVYCAPGGSAGELQLQFGDRQVAGQLDERKIDLKGDGNADEVAAAFLLARLPGGELKINARYRDLARLKRLVWNRLDDQDERTRRFSQFENRSPSLGVYLGLRRDCGSTLTSVGAPQRVQSDELQTYVFEGAINDFPSPDVEKDNVNYLAGIREIGVRSEYTDGRDMPRLLVKSIEFEGPYFESWPPATHQRIFSSVNSLDQPMDQARGVIRSFATKAFRRPVTQAEEAAILNVWQSSFDATGDARQSIKDALTIVLTSPQFLFLIENSASPEPEDLDAYELASKLSYFLWNTAPDAELLERAADGTLPGLLDDQLDRMIRDPRFEQFLSEFVSQWLSLDKLDVVAVDSQQFPRLTRDVKTHLRQEPVRFVAYLIENNLPLRQLVKSDFIVANEVVASYYGLGGSTESGFQFVPLPHGRTDLGGVLTNAGILAGLSNGRESNPIKRGAWVARKIISEPPADPPPNVPQLPEDEGSPLTLREKLERHRNQQGCAKCHEGIDPWGFPFEQFDAAGLLKSSGKSDPRSTLPDGTEVSDLNGLKDYFATGRIDQIAFGFMRHLACYAVGRSLTYNETESIREHGKKLRSNDYRMHDMIRLIVKSDLFLKK; via the coding sequence ATGCCTGTAAAAATCACCCGGACCTGCATCGCGAGTCTTTTCCTGTCGTTTCTGGCGCTGGGAGTCATAAGCTTAGGGTGGAGCGATCTGGCGTCGGGGGATGACAACCCGGAGAACCCGTCTGCGGTCGATTCGCACGAGGAAGTTCTTTTCCGGGATCAGGTCCAGCCGCTGCTGCAGAAATACTGCTATCGTTGTCACGATGCCGAGACGATGAAATCGGGGGTTCGTGTTGATCATCTGACGGGGGGAGTCGAGGATCGGCAGATCCCGTTCTGGCTTGCTATCCGAAAGCTGATTGACGATCAGGAGATGCCTCCTGCGGACGAGCCTCAATTGAGCGACGCGGAGCGGCGGAGCGTCAGCAAATGGATTGATGCGGCCGTTTCCGCGGCCCGGGCGCGCGACATCGCGAAGAATGGTTCCATTCGCCGGTTGACGGTCTCGCAGTATCGCAACACGCTCAAAGACCTGCTGGGTTTGCAGGAGGATCTGACCGATTCCTTGCCCCCGGATGGGATTTCCAAGGAAGGTTTCACCAATCAGAGTCACACGATGGTGTTGTCTCCCTTGCAGGTGGAAACGTACTTCGAAATTGCACAAAAGGGACTCGACCTTTGCATTGTCGATGAAAACAGACCGCCCGTGATTCAGAACTTTCGCATGGATCTGGGGGCGGCGATCAATCCCAGCCCTTGTCCTGACAATCTTGTACTGGGGGCCAACAGCGACTTGCTGAACAATGCAGACTTCACGGTCACAGAGCTAACGCCGGCCAAGCCGTTCGTGTTTGAGCCTTTCGCCATGCGGACGACATTCGACTTTATTGAAGGTTACGTCGGTAACGACACGATTCGTGAATGGCGAAAGTTCGATAGCATCTATCACGCCGTGTTCGCCTGCGTCCGGGGGACGCCGGGTTATCCGAAAGGGCGGGCACATCAGGCTGTGCCCGAGGGGCTGCTTCTGCGTCCTGCGATCCCCAGTCCCGAAATCTTTGGCCAGTCGAACACGTATGGCCCGATGGCGAATTTCAAGATTTCACTGCGGGAATTGCCCGACTCCGGTAATTTTCGGGTGACGGTCCGTGCCGCACGGTATCGGGATGCTCTGCTGCTGGATGCGGGGTCGCCTTTTGAACCGGCCGGGAAGAACTCGGTCACCGCTGATGTTTCGATGTCGCCGGAAACGACGATTGTCATCCCCGAGCCGGGAGTCTACCAGCTTGATGTCTACTGTGCTCCTGGGGGCTCAGCGGGCGAATTACAACTGCAGTTCGGTGATCGGCAGGTGGCGGGACAGCTGGACGAACGGAAAATCGATCTGAAGGGGGACGGAAACGCGGACGAAGTTGCTGCCGCATTTCTGCTGGCGCGTCTTCCTGGGGGCGAGTTGAAGATCAACGCGCGGTATCGGGATCTGGCGCGATTGAAGCGGCTGGTCTGGAATCGACTGGACGATCAGGATGAGCGAACCAGGCGTTTCTCGCAGTTTGAGAACCGATCTCCTTCCCTGGGCGTTTATCTTGGTCTGCGCCGTGACTGCGGCAGCACCTTGACGTCTGTCGGCGCACCGCAACGTGTGCAGTCCGATGAACTTCAAACCTACGTTTTCGAAGGGGCGATCAACGACTTTCCCAGTCCGGATGTTGAAAAAGATAACGTGAACTATCTGGCCGGGATCCGCGAAATCGGCGTGCGCAGTGAGTACACCGACGGACGCGATATGCCTCGGTTGCTCGTGAAGTCGATCGAGTTCGAAGGTCCGTATTTTGAAAGCTGGCCACCTGCGACCCATCAACGGATCTTCTCGTCTGTGAACTCTCTGGACCAGCCGATGGATCAGGCCCGGGGGGTGATTCGCTCATTCGCGACGAAGGCCTTCCGGCGACCTGTGACCCAGGCGGAAGAAGCAGCGATCCTGAACGTCTGGCAGAGTTCGTTCGATGCGACCGGGGACGCGCGGCAGTCCATCAAGGATGCGCTGACGATCGTCCTGACGTCGCCGCAGTTCCTGTTTCTGATCGAGAACAGTGCCAGTCCCGAACCAGAGGACCTGGATGCGTACGAACTCGCCTCGAAGCTTTCGTATTTCCTGTGGAACACGGCTCCGGATGCGGAGTTGCTGGAGCGGGCTGCGGACGGGACGTTGCCGGGATTGCTCGATGACCAACTCGATCGGATGATCCGTGATCCGCGCTTCGAGCAGTTCCTCAGCGAGTTTGTTTCTCAGTGGCTCAGCCTGGACAAGCTGGATGTGGTGGCTGTGGATTCGCAGCAATTTCCACGATTAACGCGGGACGTGAAGACGCACCTCAGGCAGGAGCCAGTGCGATTCGTGGCGTATCTGATTGAGAATAATCTGCCGCTCCGTCAGCTCGTAAAGTCGGATTTCATCGTGGCGAACGAAGTCGTGGCGAGCTACTACGGTCTGGGAGGTTCCACAGAAAGCGGTTTTCAGTTTGTCCCGCTCCCGCACGGACGAACGGATCTGGGAGGGGTCCTGACGAATGCGGGGATTCTGGCAGGACTCAGTAATGGTCGTGAGTCGAACCCGATCAAACGAGGGGCCTGGGTCGCGCGGAAGATCATCAGCGAACCACCGGCTGATCCACCACCGAATGTTCCGCAACTACCGGAAGACGAGGGGAGCCCGCTCACGCTGCGTGAGAAGCTGGAGCGGCATCGCAACCAGCAGGGGTGTGCGAAGTGTCACGAAGGGATCGATCCGTGGGGATTCCCTTTTGAGCAGTTTGACGCCGCAGGCCTGCTCAAGTCTTCGGGGAAAAGTGACCCCCGTTCGACACTTCCTGACGGGACCGAAGTGTCGGACCTGAATGGACTCAAGGACTATTTCGCAACGGGCCGAATTGATCAGATTGCTTTTGGATTCATGCGGCACCTGGCGTGCTATGCCGTGGGACGCAGTCTGACATACAATGAAACCGAATCGATTCGGGAACATGGGAAAAAGTTGAGGTCCAATGACTATCGGATGCACGATATGATTCGCCTGATCGTGAAGAGTGATCTGTTTCTCAAAAAATAA
- a CDS encoding DUF1552 domain-containing protein gives MGSAVQLNRRAVLKGLAGVTLSLPLLEAMGKEAAQEIPRRFCAIYTANGMSLPNPSHGIDEWSWFPKQTGRDFEFGKSTEPLRPFREQLSFISGLYHPNGTKADPHLCSDMWLTGAPLHNPKPGTYNSVALDQVVALHTKQYCRQPSLVLSIDAGVGFLSRTGTISYNLEGKPIPAENNPRRVFDRLFRGDRASLATQRAQLQRRIKLVDAVLENAKTLNKQLGQSDREKMDQYLTALDEIEARLVASEKWIDIPIKPQDYSHLNLDATSEGEPREYYRNMFDLIALAFDADITRSVAFMLNREDGMGVSDTFPVKLGLKATHHSLSHAEDKNGQMSFARYDLFLSEQLAYFMQRLRQYQDVNGNVLDNTIVLFGSGASTTHNPLNLPTLVAGGANMGLRHGAHWNQPKTPLSNLYLSILRSMKIEETSFSDSTGVLQNSVFTGI, from the coding sequence ATGGGCTCAGCAGTACAACTGAATCGTCGCGCGGTACTTAAGGGACTTGCCGGAGTTACGTTGTCACTTCCGTTATTGGAGGCGATGGGCAAGGAAGCGGCCCAGGAGATTCCTCGCCGGTTTTGTGCCATCTATACCGCCAACGGGATGTCACTTCCCAATCCCTCGCACGGAATTGATGAGTGGAGCTGGTTTCCCAAACAGACAGGACGCGACTTCGAGTTTGGTAAGTCGACGGAGCCGCTTCGTCCCTTCCGCGAACAGCTCAGCTTTATCAGCGGGCTGTATCATCCGAATGGAACCAAGGCGGACCCGCATCTCTGTTCGGATATGTGGCTGACCGGGGCGCCGCTGCACAATCCAAAGCCGGGAACCTACAACTCCGTGGCGCTGGATCAGGTCGTTGCGCTGCACACGAAACAGTACTGTCGTCAGCCGTCGCTGGTGCTGTCGATTGATGCGGGTGTCGGCTTCCTCTCGCGGACCGGCACGATTTCCTACAACCTCGAAGGAAAACCGATCCCGGCCGAGAACAATCCGCGTCGCGTGTTTGATCGTCTGTTTCGGGGTGACCGGGCGTCGCTCGCCACGCAACGTGCTCAGCTTCAGCGACGGATCAAGCTGGTGGATGCGGTGCTTGAGAATGCGAAAACGCTCAACAAGCAACTTGGCCAGTCCGACCGGGAAAAAATGGATCAGTACCTGACGGCACTCGATGAGATTGAGGCGAGACTGGTCGCGTCCGAAAAGTGGATCGACATCCCGATCAAGCCGCAGGATTACTCCCATCTGAATCTCGACGCAACGTCCGAGGGGGAACCGCGTGAGTATTACCGCAACATGTTCGATCTGATCGCTCTGGCGTTCGACGCGGATATCACTCGTTCGGTCGCCTTCATGCTGAACCGTGAAGACGGGATGGGGGTCAGTGATACCTTCCCTGTGAAACTGGGACTCAAGGCGACCCACCACAGTTTGTCACATGCCGAGGACAAGAACGGGCAGATGAGCTTCGCACGGTACGACTTGTTCCTGAGTGAGCAACTGGCGTATTTCATGCAGCGGTTGCGGCAGTATCAGGATGTGAACGGCAACGTGCTCGACAATACGATCGTGCTGTTCGGCAGTGGCGCCAGCACGACGCATAATCCGCTGAATCTGCCGACTCTTGTCGCAGGAGGCGCAAATATGGGGCTGAGACATGGTGCTCATTGGAATCAGCCCAAGACGCCACTTTCCAATCTATACCTGAGCATCCTTCGGTCGATGAAGATTGAAGAGACCTCTTTTTCGGACAGTACAGGTGTGCTTCAGAATTCTGTGTTCACGGGAATCTGA
- a CDS encoding PSD1 and planctomycete cytochrome C domain-containing protein yields the protein MKSKSVRNLKFKPCAAEATLDVRRILVRTFPVALVLLLPWNSVRGEDNAKIPPAVKRDVDFVKDIQPLFKEHCLKCHGENRQRGDFRLDDKGAALKGGESFAPAIIPGDGAASPLVRFTAGAVEGMEMPPEGERALSRDEVSLLRAWIDQGAKWPDEPGKKQESAPHWSFQPVVRPEIPEVAPGNRDWTRSPVDAFIAQKLEQVPLTPSESVTPGLKPSPDTDRITFIRRATFDITGLPPTPAEVMDFVGDQSPDAFERLIDRLLASPHFGERWARHWLDTVKFAESNGFETNQPRPAAWPYRDYVIRAFNEDKPFDQFLFEQLAGDTVGIHEATGFLVAGAWDQVKSPDPTLTAQQRADELHDMVSTTGSAFFGLTVGCARCHNHKFDPISHSDYHAMKGVFAGVVHGNRPYTPPGFEDPQPLIEELRGELANLDRQLGQFEPLAFIGDDSARLQGKQSFPHEAVSTLLLDDLAVATGSGASVTVLVPPIGSEPYRAGKARGELNDSGDMQRYPNLGRSYSYWNQVANRDVFTWNPGLSGRWRLWLSWGCGWNTHAADATYVLDRDGDLGTKDDQTEIARVDQRKFADGTGGEQSQPLWSGLYDAGVHEFTPTARVVLRGGEGSAYVTADVVCFQRAMTDSPLAHTSLPRLRSAVQRRANSERFPPIRSRFVKLTIEATTGGEPCLDELEVFEADNGSQTGSNNVALASVGTIATASSSLPGYDIHRLANVNDGRYGNSASWISNEPGQGWVMLEFPEPVVIDRIVWSRDRPENGQFQDRIPSKYRIEAGMARDSLQLVASSEDRIPADNGAGKVHVNPALSEAEFQLARKLQVQGESLRSRLQKLSARPIAYAGQFTTPEPIYRLHRGDPMQPKERMQPAGLASFGKKWQLNEEATSPERRRALANWINDPDHPLTTRVMVNRLWQYHFGQGLVQTPSDFGRNGTSPSHPQLLDWMASEARVMASPKRIHRQMLTSSTYRQSSHARPEGLQADAATRLLWRYPPRRLEAEPLRDAILAAAGNLDDRMFGPGFDLFEANTNYVKVYNTKQEFGPAEWRRMVYQSKPRMQLDEVFGQFDCPDAGQIAPKRTSSITALQALNLLNSRFAIQQARQFSNRLANEMSKDPTAQVRQAFLLAYQREPSSEELADSIELIQQHGLESFCRAILNSNEFLFVF from the coding sequence ATGAAGAGTAAGAGCGTTCGGAATCTGAAATTCAAACCCTGTGCGGCAGAAGCCACGCTCGACGTGCGACGAATACTGGTGCGAACCTTCCCGGTCGCGCTGGTCCTGCTGTTGCCCTGGAACAGCGTCCGGGGAGAGGACAACGCGAAGATTCCCCCCGCCGTGAAGCGGGACGTCGATTTCGTCAAAGACATCCAGCCGCTGTTCAAAGAGCATTGCCTGAAGTGTCATGGCGAGAACCGGCAACGGGGCGACTTTCGGCTGGACGACAAGGGAGCGGCCCTGAAAGGGGGGGAAAGTTTCGCTCCCGCGATCATCCCCGGTGACGGTGCTGCGAGCCCCCTTGTCCGCTTCACCGCCGGGGCTGTTGAAGGAATGGAAATGCCCCCGGAAGGGGAGCGGGCTCTCTCGCGGGATGAGGTCAGCCTGCTGCGGGCCTGGATTGATCAGGGAGCCAAATGGCCTGATGAGCCGGGGAAAAAGCAGGAAAGCGCTCCTCACTGGTCCTTTCAGCCGGTCGTGCGTCCTGAGATTCCGGAAGTCGCTCCGGGGAACAGGGACTGGACACGAAGTCCCGTTGATGCGTTCATCGCACAGAAGCTGGAACAGGTCCCGCTCACGCCGTCTGAGAGCGTCACTCCCGGGCTGAAGCCTTCACCTGATACTGACCGCATCACGTTCATTCGACGTGCCACGTTCGATATCACCGGGCTGCCTCCGACTCCTGCAGAGGTGATGGACTTTGTTGGCGATCAGAGTCCTGACGCGTTCGAACGTTTGATTGACCGGTTGCTGGCGTCGCCCCATTTTGGGGAACGCTGGGCCCGACACTGGCTCGACACAGTCAAGTTCGCCGAAAGTAACGGGTTTGAAACGAATCAGCCCCGTCCCGCTGCCTGGCCCTACCGTGACTACGTCATTCGTGCGTTCAACGAAGATAAGCCGTTCGATCAATTTCTGTTCGAGCAACTGGCGGGTGACACGGTCGGGATTCATGAAGCGACCGGCTTCCTGGTGGCGGGGGCGTGGGATCAGGTGAAGAGCCCGGACCCGACCCTGACTGCTCAGCAGCGAGCTGACGAACTGCACGATATGGTCAGCACGACCGGCAGTGCCTTTTTCGGACTGACGGTCGGTTGTGCCCGCTGTCACAATCACAAATTCGATCCGATCTCGCACAGTGACTACCATGCGATGAAGGGGGTGTTTGCCGGTGTGGTCCACGGTAATCGTCCCTACACTCCACCCGGTTTTGAGGACCCGCAGCCACTGATCGAGGAACTTCGTGGCGAACTCGCGAATCTCGATCGCCAGCTCGGACAGTTTGAGCCGCTGGCTTTTATCGGAGACGACTCTGCACGATTGCAGGGCAAGCAGTCGTTCCCTCATGAAGCCGTTTCCACACTGCTGCTGGATGATCTGGCCGTCGCGACGGGTTCCGGCGCCAGCGTCACGGTCCTCGTCCCGCCGATTGGTTCCGAGCCTTACCGGGCCGGAAAGGCCCGCGGTGAGTTGAACGATTCGGGTGACATGCAGCGGTACCCGAACCTCGGTCGCAGTTATTCGTACTGGAACCAGGTCGCTAATCGGGATGTCTTCACGTGGAACCCCGGGCTGAGTGGGCGCTGGCGTCTCTGGTTGTCCTGGGGTTGTGGATGGAACACGCACGCCGCCGATGCAACGTACGTGCTTGATCGGGACGGAGATCTCGGGACGAAGGACGATCAGACCGAGATTGCCCGCGTCGATCAGCGGAAGTTTGCTGACGGAACAGGGGGCGAACAGAGTCAGCCCCTCTGGAGTGGACTCTATGACGCGGGCGTCCATGAATTCACTCCGACGGCGCGGGTGGTGCTGCGCGGCGGGGAAGGATCGGCGTACGTCACGGCCGATGTTGTCTGTTTTCAGCGAGCGATGACAGACAGTCCGCTCGCTCATACCTCGTTGCCCCGCCTGCGGTCTGCGGTGCAGCGACGAGCCAACAGCGAACGCTTTCCTCCCATCCGGTCCCGGTTCGTAAAATTGACGATCGAAGCCACGACCGGTGGCGAGCCATGTCTGGACGAGCTTGAGGTGTTTGAAGCCGATAACGGTTCTCAGACAGGTTCGAATAATGTCGCCCTGGCGAGCGTTGGGACGATTGCGACCGCCTCATCAAGCCTGCCCGGTTACGACATTCACCGGTTGGCCAACGTGAACGACGGTCGCTACGGGAACTCGGCCAGTTGGATTTCTAATGAACCGGGGCAAGGCTGGGTCATGCTGGAGTTTCCGGAACCGGTCGTCATCGACCGGATCGTGTGGAGCCGTGATCGGCCCGAGAATGGACAGTTTCAGGACCGAATCCCGTCGAAGTACCGGATCGAAGCCGGGATGGCGCGGGACTCGCTGCAACTGGTCGCCTCATCGGAAGACCGAATACCGGCGGACAACGGCGCGGGTAAGGTGCATGTGAACCCCGCGTTAAGTGAGGCCGAGTTTCAGTTGGCTCGCAAGCTGCAGGTGCAGGGGGAATCGCTACGCAGCCGGTTGCAGAAGTTGTCGGCTCGGCCGATCGCCTATGCCGGTCAATTCACCACGCCAGAACCGATCTATCGGCTGCATCGAGGTGATCCCATGCAGCCCAAGGAACGGATGCAGCCTGCGGGCCTCGCCTCATTCGGTAAGAAATGGCAACTCAATGAAGAGGCGACGAGTCCGGAACGTCGACGGGCTCTGGCGAACTGGATCAATGATCCGGATCATCCGTTAACGACGCGTGTGATGGTCAACAGACTCTGGCAGTACCACTTCGGGCAGGGGCTGGTGCAGACTCCCAGCGATTTCGGGAGAAACGGAACGTCTCCGTCGCACCCGCAGTTGCTGGACTGGATGGCCAGCGAGGCCCGGGTGATGGCGTCGCCGAAGCGGATTCATCGACAGATGTTGACCTCGTCGACCTATCGGCAATCGAGCCATGCGCGTCCGGAAGGGTTGCAGGCGGATGCCGCGACCCGGTTGCTGTGGCGGTATCCGCCGCGGCGACTGGAAGCTGAACCACTGCGGGATGCGATTCTGGCGGCGGCCGGTAATCTCGACGACCGCATGTTCGGTCCGGGGTTTGACCTGTTCGAGGCCAATACCAATTACGTCAAAGTCTACAACACGAAGCAGGAATTTGGTCCGGCAGAGTGGCGAAGAATGGTCTATCAGTCGAAGCCGCGAATGCAGCTCGATGAAGTTTTTGGACAGTTCGACTGTCCCGATGCCGGTCAGATCGCGCCGAAACGGACTTCTTCCATCACAGCACTGCAGGCACTGAACCTGCTGAACAGCCGATTCGCCATTCAGCAGGCCCGGCAGTTTTCGAACCGGTTAGCGAACGAGATGAGCAAGGACCCGACCGCACAGGTCAGGCAGGCGTTTCTGCTGGCCTACCAGCGGGAACCTTCCAGCGAAGAACTGGCTGACTCCATCGAGCTCATTCAGCAACATGGCCTGGAATCATTCTGCCGAGCGATTCTCAATTCCAATGAGTTCTTATT
- a CDS encoding lysophospholipase gives MRLETQVVTATDAVELFVRSYLPDQRDPRRVLYWVHGLGEHGGRHEHVAKCLTEQGWSMIVADLRGHGGSGGTRTHVASFDQYVDDIVLIWDRLGLTASPPTLLGHSMGGLVVVRAVQTGKVAPASLVLSSPLLGLKLRVNPVAKLLGRAVVRFLPTLRFSNGIDPANMTTDSEFAAARRSDPLINKTVTAGWFFAMQKAKDAAIRDAARVSLPLLALQGGNDRTTDPEALAKWFERARSQPKQLLLLPDHIHELFFESDWQQTTLQMLNWLESIR, from the coding sequence ATGCGACTGGAGACGCAGGTCGTGACGGCGACAGATGCCGTTGAGCTTTTTGTTCGAAGTTATCTTCCCGACCAGCGTGATCCCCGGCGTGTGCTTTACTGGGTGCACGGTCTCGGCGAGCATGGGGGGCGGCATGAGCATGTTGCCAAATGTCTGACCGAGCAGGGGTGGAGCATGATCGTGGCGGACCTGCGGGGTCACGGCGGTTCCGGCGGCACACGGACTCATGTTGCCAGTTTTGATCAGTATGTCGATGACATCGTTTTGATCTGGGACCGACTGGGGCTCACCGCGTCACCCCCCACACTGCTGGGGCACAGCATGGGTGGGCTGGTCGTGGTGAGGGCCGTTCAGACGGGCAAGGTGGCCCCTGCATCCCTGGTTCTTTCGTCGCCGTTGCTGGGGTTGAAGTTGCGAGTGAATCCCGTCGCAAAGCTGTTGGGGCGCGCGGTCGTCCGGTTCCTGCCCACGCTGCGCTTTTCCAATGGCATCGATCCCGCCAATATGACAACGGATTCTGAGTTCGCTGCCGCGCGTCGAAGCGATCCTTTGATCAATAAGACCGTGACGGCGGGCTGGTTTTTTGCTATGCAGAAGGCGAAGGACGCAGCGATTCGGGATGCAGCCAGGGTTTCCCTTCCCTTGCTGGCACTGCAGGGGGGGAACGATCGGACCACGGATCCAGAGGCATTGGCGAAGTGGTTTGAACGCGCTCGGTCCCAACCCAAACAACTGCTCCTGTTACCTGATCACATTCACGAATTGTTTTTCGAATCGGACTGGCAACAGACGACTCTACAGATGTTGAACTGGCTGGAGTCAATCCGCTGA
- a CDS encoding OprO/OprP family phosphate-selective porin: protein MRTTSKLRIVVQLLASLLARCIQPQQIVRIVILLLWASLPSLTLAESVAPTTNFTAKTKPAETQPAESRSAESPVEVPINTPMDTSPLFTLEEPLESAPAPLITPETVGSPDRHFPQEEPSFLERRSESATPLQAVFDEGFGLKSFDDQFQLRIRTLTQIDGKVFAPGDQEPARSGIYIPRFRIYFEGQLTDLFEYELSLQRSVEGTFDVLDANVNFVQSEAFQVRVGRALVPYSYAWYDHLEQYYITPERGLFALNYGLARQAGVFAHGKVLEKQLGYAVGATFGQLSGLADTNTTRDGVGYLNAKPFLHSDRFSWLRFLNIGGSLAIGQQAYESAPLPLRTSIQTSENDEAAQAASAILLEYKEGVVSKGERVQGALHAALYSGPVSIEAECYAARFGMAAHAGGPVVGVPIFGYDVTLASFLTGERIEKRETVAPLRPITRSGTGHGAVEVFGRYSNLKLGQQVFSADLANPNDWTNNAGITDIGFNWYLNRYVRMTFDWQHSMFASPVLLNKEKDLRSKTDDLFWIRCQLYF from the coding sequence TTGAGGACCACTTCTAAGCTGAGAATTGTTGTGCAGCTTCTTGCCTCTCTTCTCGCTCGATGCATCCAGCCGCAACAGATCGTCCGGATCGTCATTCTACTGCTGTGGGCGTCTCTCCCCTCCCTGACCCTCGCCGAGTCGGTCGCCCCAACGACGAACTTCACCGCAAAGACCAAGCCGGCCGAGACGCAACCAGCCGAATCTCGCTCAGCAGAATCCCCTGTGGAAGTGCCCATCAACACGCCCATGGACACGTCCCCTCTGTTCACGCTGGAGGAGCCATTAGAGTCGGCCCCTGCGCCGCTCATCACACCCGAGACGGTCGGTTCGCCAGACCGGCATTTTCCGCAGGAAGAACCGAGCTTCCTCGAGAGACGCTCCGAATCCGCGACACCGCTGCAGGCCGTGTTCGACGAGGGATTCGGACTTAAGTCATTTGATGACCAGTTCCAGTTGCGGATTCGGACGCTGACTCAGATCGACGGAAAGGTTTTCGCCCCCGGTGATCAGGAGCCCGCCCGGAGCGGGATCTATATCCCCCGCTTTCGAATTTACTTTGAAGGGCAACTGACGGACCTGTTCGAGTACGAACTCTCTCTGCAACGCAGCGTCGAAGGAACGTTTGATGTCCTGGACGCGAACGTCAACTTCGTGCAGTCAGAAGCGTTTCAAGTTCGGGTCGGCCGTGCGCTCGTCCCGTACAGCTATGCTTGGTACGACCATCTGGAACAATACTATATCACCCCGGAACGGGGACTCTTCGCCCTGAATTATGGACTCGCCCGCCAGGCAGGCGTCTTCGCGCATGGCAAGGTACTGGAGAAACAGCTTGGCTATGCGGTGGGCGCCACCTTTGGACAGCTTTCCGGACTCGCCGACACCAACACCACCCGCGATGGCGTGGGGTATCTGAATGCCAAACCGTTCCTGCATTCGGACCGCTTCTCGTGGCTCCGTTTTCTGAACATCGGTGGATCACTCGCCATCGGTCAGCAGGCTTACGAATCGGCTCCTCTGCCACTGCGGACATCGATTCAGACCTCCGAAAACGATGAAGCGGCACAGGCGGCTTCGGCGATCCTGCTGGAATACAAGGAAGGGGTCGTCTCGAAAGGGGAACGGGTCCAGGGGGCGCTCCATGCCGCTTTGTACTCCGGCCCGGTCTCGATCGAAGCCGAGTGCTACGCCGCCCGGTTCGGCATGGCGGCTCACGCCGGCGGTCCTGTCGTCGGTGTCCCGATCTTCGGCTACGACGTCACCTTGGCGAGTTTTCTCACCGGCGAACGAATCGAAAAGCGCGAGACCGTCGCACCACTCCGCCCGATCACCCGCTCTGGAACAGGCCATGGAGCGGTCGAAGTGTTCGGCCGGTATTCGAACCTGAAACTCGGCCAGCAGGTCTTTTCCGCCGACCTCGCTAACCCGAACGACTGGACGAACAACGCCGGAATCACCGACATCGGCTTCAACTGGTACCTGAATCGTTACGTCCGCATGACGTTCGACTGGCAGCACTCCATGTTCGCCTCGCCTGTGCTGCTCAATAAAGAGAAAGACCTGCGGTCGAAAACCGACGACCTGTTCTGGATTCGCTGTCAGCTCTACTTCTAA